From the genome of Gracilibacillus salitolerans, one region includes:
- a CDS encoding substrate-binding domain-containing protein has protein sequence MRKWIFIIIGMSICSIIYILFSGTNRPVLHEETSKEEDQLSSNYTFAIIYPVAHPFFERVTEAAREHAADLGVNVIIDAPKIASAEDQVEILQSYIEQQVDGIAIGATDPETITPIINQAVDQGIPVVCFDTDAPKSNRYTYIGTDNYLAGLHLGETVAKHLDYKGELIVSSGLPTMENLRLRIEGLQAVAERYPDLSIKTIAYSNGTAPDTLTNIEEMVDLHPDFDGFVGIDSLAGPAAITVWKAHGFDKTAVTFDDLPIILEGVKNGQITSTISQNQGKWGELIVKRLSEIINTEPVNEVEYTETIEID, from the coding sequence ATGCGAAAGTGGATTTTTATTATAATTGGAATGAGTATATGCAGTATTATTTATATTTTATTTTCTGGAACAAATCGTCCTGTATTACATGAAGAAACTAGCAAGGAAGAGGATCAATTATCTTCGAATTATACTTTTGCCATCATTTATCCTGTTGCACATCCTTTTTTTGAAAGGGTAACAGAAGCAGCTCGTGAACATGCCGCTGATCTGGGTGTTAACGTTATTATCGATGCACCGAAAATCGCTTCTGCCGAAGATCAAGTGGAAATTCTTCAATCATATATCGAACAACAGGTTGATGGAATTGCCATCGGAGCAACAGATCCGGAAACGATAACACCCATTATCAATCAAGCGGTAGACCAAGGCATCCCTGTTGTTTGTTTTGATACGGATGCACCGAAAAGTAATCGATATACCTATATTGGAACAGATAATTATTTGGCTGGCCTGCATTTAGGAGAAACGGTAGCAAAACATTTAGACTACAAAGGAGAATTAATTGTCAGTAGTGGATTACCGACGATGGAAAATTTACGACTTCGAATAGAAGGACTACAAGCTGTCGCTGAAAGGTATCCTGATTTATCGATAAAAACAATTGCCTATAGTAACGGAACGGCACCTGATACATTAACAAATATTGAAGAAATGGTAGATCTTCACCCTGATTTTGATGGTTTTGTTGGTATAGATTCACTGGCTGGACCTGCAGCAATTACTGTATGGAAAGCTCATGGTTTTGATAAAACAGCTGTAACGTTTGATGACTTACCGATTATTCTGGAAGGAGTGAAGAATGGACAAATTACAAGCACTATCTCGCAAAATCAAGGCAAATGGGGAGAACTCATCGTCAAACGATTATCTGAAATAATCAATACAGAGCCGGTTAACGAAGTAGAATATACGGAAACAATAGAAATTGATTAA
- a CDS encoding carbohydrate ABC transporter permease, translating into MSRTETSLKTYKKSSLSEKTKEAISGYLYVSPFFILFAIFGLFPILFSFYLGFQKWNGLGEMEYVGLQNFKWVLTDKIFWTSLTNTLIMWVLGTLPQLLIGIILAYALNSALIKMKSFFRVSIFMPYVTSTVAVAIVFGIMFNSQEFGLFNVIFSWFGVEPISWGTSWWGVKVAISTMVFWRWVGYNTIIYLAGLQAIPNELYEASQIDGATIRQKIQYITIPMLRPIIILTVFTSTIGALQLFTEPLIYIGRTYREEGITVVLYLYREAFSNLSFGPASAAAIILFIIIIIISSINVFIANRIGR; encoded by the coding sequence ATGTCTCGAACAGAAACATCGTTAAAAACGTACAAAAAATCATCCTTGAGTGAGAAAACGAAAGAAGCCATATCAGGCTACTTATATGTTTCCCCTTTCTTTATTTTATTTGCTATTTTTGGACTATTTCCCATTCTTTTTAGTTTTTATTTAGGGTTTCAAAAGTGGAATGGTCTAGGTGAAATGGAATATGTCGGTTTGCAAAACTTTAAATGGGTGCTAACTGATAAGATATTTTGGACTTCTTTAACTAATACGCTAATTATGTGGGTATTAGGTACTCTTCCACAATTGTTAATAGGTATTATCTTGGCATATGCGTTAAATTCGGCATTGATAAAAATGAAAAGCTTTTTCCGAGTTTCCATCTTTATGCCTTATGTAACTTCAACGGTTGCGGTTGCTATTGTATTTGGCATTATGTTTAATAGTCAGGAATTTGGATTGTTTAACGTAATTTTCAGCTGGTTTGGTGTGGAGCCTATTAGCTGGGGAACATCTTGGTGGGGGGTAAAAGTAGCAATCTCCACGATGGTATTTTGGCGTTGGGTTGGTTACAACACGATCATTTATTTAGCTGGCCTTCAAGCTATACCGAATGAATTGTATGAAGCCTCACAGATCGATGGTGCTACAATCAGACAGAAAATACAGTATATAACCATTCCAATGTTACGACCAATCATTATTTTAACTGTATTTACTTCAACGATTGGTGCATTACAACTATTTACCGAGCCACTAATCTACATCGGTCGAACTTATAGAGAAGAAGGGATAACTGTAGTGCTCTATTTATACCGTGAAGCTTTTTCTAATTTATCATTTGGTCCAGCTTCAGCAGCTGCGATAATCTTATTTATTATTATTATTATCATATCCTCAATTAACGTATTTATTGCAAATCGGATTGGGAGATAA
- a CDS encoding LacI family DNA-binding transcriptional regulator, translated as MKLTIREIAKMAGVSPGTVSKVINQTGSISPNTIQKVKKVIEDTGYQPSFSAKALATKKSNMIGLIYAGEVHVEFNHPFFNQVINAFKNTLGQLGYDILIFSNQAFNIGKEDYVARAKHYQLDGCLIIAGEQIEEAIYQLDQSDIPTVAVDLELSGECSSYVMTDNEKISRQVVEYFYLSGIRKLAFIGGQADSIISNVRKDAFIQSMKDFGMDLRDEWIKYGNFFEESGYEKMKEILEQGSIPEAIYAVSDMMALGALKAIKEAGLSVPQNIKVIGCDDIEACRYSDPTLATVKQDQVKIGRLAANILHDLINERKVQKSVYVDPELIIRDSGRI; from the coding sequence ATGAAGTTAACGATAAGAGAGATAGCAAAAATGGCAGGGGTTTCACCAGGAACGGTATCAAAAGTAATTAACCAAACTGGAAGCATTAGCCCAAACACGATTCAAAAAGTAAAGAAAGTCATAGAAGATACAGGATATCAACCAAGTTTTTCAGCAAAAGCTCTTGCAACAAAGAAATCGAATATGATTGGTCTTATATATGCTGGAGAAGTTCATGTTGAATTCAATCATCCTTTTTTTAACCAGGTTATAAATGCTTTTAAAAACACGTTAGGACAGTTAGGTTACGATATTCTCATTTTCTCAAATCAAGCGTTTAATATTGGGAAAGAGGACTATGTAGCTCGAGCAAAACACTATCAACTAGATGGTTGTTTAATCATTGCAGGGGAGCAGATTGAGGAAGCGATCTATCAACTAGATCAAAGTGATATTCCGACAGTGGCTGTCGATTTAGAATTGTCAGGAGAGTGTTCTAGTTATGTAATGACAGATAATGAAAAAATATCCAGGCAAGTTGTCGAATATTTTTATTTGAGTGGTATCCGAAAATTGGCGTTTATTGGTGGGCAAGCGGATTCGATTATCTCTAATGTACGTAAAGATGCATTTATTCAATCGATGAAAGATTTCGGAATGGACCTCCGAGATGAATGGATTAAATATGGGAACTTTTTTGAAGAAAGCGGTTATGAAAAAATGAAAGAAATCTTAGAACAGGGAAGTATACCTGAGGCGATTTATGCCGTTTCCGATATGATGGCATTAGGCGCTTTGAAAGCGATTAAAGAAGCGGGGTTATCGGTGCCACAAAATATAAAAGTTATCGGATGCGATGACATTGAGGCTTGCAGATATAGTGACCCCACTTTGGCAACCGTCAAACAGGATCAAGTGAAAATTGGTAGACTGGCAGCTAATATCCTGCATGATTTAATAAATGAACGAAAAGTACAAAAATCTGTCTATGTTGACCCTGAATTAATTATTAGAGATTCTGGTAGAATTTAA
- a CDS encoding LacI family DNA-binding transcriptional regulator — MKLTIREIAQMAGVSPGTVSKVINKTGSISPQTVKKVKKIIEETGYQPSFSAKSLATKKSNLIGLIYAGEVHVEFSHPFFNEVVNAFKNAIGKLGYDILVFSNDKFNMVKEDYVARCNHFHLDGCVIIAGEQLEEAVNELDQSNVPCVGVDIELKGPRSSYVSTDNGKVSAKVVEYLYLNSIKEVAFIGGPANSIISNLRKEAFTHYMHLFGMTVRPNWIQFGNYFEDSGYQAMKRILASKPYPEAVYTASDMMALGALKALKEEGLRIPEDMKLVGCDDIEACRYSDPPLATVKQDKDKMGKLAAYMLHDLINGNTEPGSILVDPKLIIRDSCVIEKDITMST; from the coding sequence ATGAAGTTAACAATCAGAGAGATAGCTCAAATGGCAGGTGTGTCACCAGGTACCGTATCAAAAGTAATCAATAAAACTGGTAGTATTAGCCCGCAAACAGTGAAAAAAGTAAAAAAAATAATTGAAGAAACAGGATATCAACCTAGTTTTTCAGCAAAGTCATTGGCGACCAAAAAGTCCAATCTAATTGGTTTGATTTATGCAGGAGAAGTTCATGTGGAATTTAGCCACCCTTTTTTTAATGAAGTAGTCAATGCTTTTAAAAATGCGATAGGAAAACTAGGATATGATATTCTAGTTTTTTCTAATGATAAATTTAACATGGTGAAAGAGGATTATGTAGCTAGATGTAATCACTTCCATCTAGACGGCTGTGTCATCATCGCTGGGGAGCAATTAGAGGAAGCTGTTAATGAGTTGGATCAAAGTAATGTACCTTGCGTAGGAGTTGATATCGAACTGAAGGGACCTAGATCAAGCTACGTATCTACAGATAATGGGAAGGTTTCTGCTAAAGTAGTAGAATATCTTTACTTAAACTCTATTAAAGAGGTGGCGTTTATAGGTGGTCCAGCAAATTCAATCATTTCTAACCTCCGAAAAGAAGCTTTTACACACTATATGCACCTTTTCGGAATGACTGTTAGACCGAATTGGATTCAATTTGGTAATTACTTTGAAGATAGTGGCTATCAAGCGATGAAACGAATATTAGCTAGTAAGCCATATCCAGAGGCGGTTTACACAGCATCTGACATGATGGCGTTAGGTGCATTAAAAGCACTGAAAGAAGAAGGTTTACGTATACCCGAGGATATGAAGCTAGTAGGTTGTGATGATATCGAAGCTTGCCGCTATAGTGATCCCCCACTTGCGACAGTCAAGCAAGATAAAGATAAAATGGGAAAGCTAGCAGCTTACATGTTGCATGATTTAATAAATGGAAACACGGAACCAGGTTCCATATTAGTAGATCCGAAATTAATTATCCGAGATTCCTGTGTAATCGAAAAGGATATAACAATGTCCACATAA
- a CDS encoding YesL family protein — MNQTDQMLFRILHVLASFLALQLLWFFFSLGIVTVIPATVAMYAVVLEWSKHGVDIIGVWKAFYQAFKLNFRNTLFLGINVGVIVIIFAFNTSILPTFNGFLHLFLQVLWLFVASISIFTLIAMLPLIVTSHLKGLKLWKHAWIASITILPDILLIGGIGVIFAIVGLYFPMAIIAGVSLFAFIHINIWQRAVKKLPQDFLDQCLLKYRYR, encoded by the coding sequence ATGAACCAGACTGACCAAATGCTGTTTCGTATTTTACATGTGCTGGCTTCGTTTTTGGCATTACAGTTATTATGGTTTTTCTTCTCATTAGGGATTGTTACTGTTATTCCCGCAACTGTTGCTATGTATGCTGTAGTCTTGGAATGGTCGAAACATGGAGTAGATATAATAGGGGTATGGAAGGCGTTTTATCAAGCTTTTAAATTGAATTTTAGAAATACGTTATTTCTAGGAATTAATGTGGGTGTAATTGTGATTATCTTCGCTTTCAATACAAGCATTCTTCCGACATTTAACGGCTTTCTGCATCTTTTTCTGCAAGTTTTATGGTTGTTTGTAGCAAGTATCTCCATTTTTACCTTAATTGCGATGTTGCCATTAATCGTAACATCTCATTTAAAAGGATTAAAGTTATGGAAACATGCATGGATAGCTTCGATTACTATACTACCTGATATTTTATTAATTGGAGGCATAGGTGTCATTTTTGCGATTGTGGGATTGTATTTCCCAATGGCAATTATTGCAGGTGTGAGTCTTTTTGCATTTATTCATATTAATATATGGCAAAGAGCTGTCAAAAAATTACCACAAGACTTTTTAGATCAGTGTTTATTAAAATATCGTTATCGGTAA
- a CDS encoding carbohydrate ABC transporter permease, translated as MSEKVGSKKVSISKMFVYALLAIATFLSIFPLYWMFVMATNHNSAINSVPPAFIPGAELVTNFVKVIETIDFFGAIWNSLIVSTVTTIGVLFLCSLAGFAFAKFEFKGKNILFIFILVTMMIPPQLGLIPQYFIITKLDWLNDLKAIIVPGLIDAFGIFWMRQYISSNVPDELVDAAKIDGCTNFRVYWNIAVPVIIPAFATLAIIRFMYIWNDFLWPLVVLREESSFTIQVALRGLIDNYVRDNGMILSGTFWATVPLIIVFLLLNRLFIQSLTEGAVKS; from the coding sequence ATGAGTGAAAAAGTCGGATCAAAAAAGGTTTCAATTTCGAAAATGTTTGTGTATGCTCTACTTGCCATTGCTACCTTTCTATCCATCTTTCCGTTGTATTGGATGTTTGTAATGGCAACAAACCACAATAGTGCAATTAATAGTGTTCCACCGGCATTTATTCCGGGCGCAGAATTAGTGACAAACTTTGTAAAAGTAATAGAGACTATTGATTTCTTTGGCGCTATTTGGAATTCACTTATTGTATCGACTGTTACAACAATAGGTGTATTATTTTTATGTTCTCTAGCAGGTTTTGCCTTTGCTAAATTTGAATTTAAGGGTAAAAATATCTTGTTTATCTTTATCTTAGTTACGATGATGATACCACCACAACTTGGACTTATTCCACAGTACTTCATCATTACTAAACTAGATTGGTTAAACGATTTAAAAGCAATTATTGTACCAGGATTGATCGATGCATTTGGTATATTTTGGATGAGGCAGTATATTAGTAGTAATGTTCCGGATGAACTGGTAGATGCAGCCAAAATTGATGGTTGCACTAACTTTAGAGTGTATTGGAACATTGCAGTCCCAGTTATAATACCGGCGTTTGCTACCTTAGCGATTATTCGATTTATGTATATTTGGAATGATTTTCTGTGGCCACTTGTTGTCTTGCGTGAAGAATCATCATTCACTATCCAAGTTGCTTTACGTGGATTAATTGATAATTACGTGCGTGATAATGGTATGATCTTATCTGGAACGTTTTGGGCTACTGTCCCACTGATAATTGTATTCTTGTTATTAAATAGATTATTTATTCAAAGTCTAACTGAGGGTGCGGTAAAAAGTTAA
- a CDS encoding YesL family protein, producing the protein MNKSENIFFRILDIFAHFVLLNTLWIICCVPIITIFPATTALFGVVRKWHTNGTDAGSIRLFFSLFRENFKKSFFIGVLWIVAGFILFVDWSILLQVEFTGKLGVFTLLIFSIILFIFMTIYVFFVLVHYELSILQTLKNALFLSLGYFFHTLLLLVTIVVAITVTYFAPVFLMIFGSILAFTMYFIFQKLSIKVQQKLV; encoded by the coding sequence ATGAATAAATCAGAAAACATTTTCTTTCGCATACTTGATATTTTCGCCCACTTTGTATTACTCAATACACTTTGGATTATTTGCTGTGTACCTATAATAACTATTTTCCCAGCGACAACGGCTTTATTTGGAGTTGTCCGAAAATGGCACACAAATGGAACAGATGCCGGATCCATTCGATTGTTTTTTTCACTATTTAGAGAAAACTTTAAAAAAAGCTTTTTTATTGGCGTTTTATGGATCGTTGCCGGATTTATTTTATTTGTTGATTGGTCAATCCTGCTACAAGTAGAATTTACTGGGAAGTTGGGGGTATTCACCTTATTGATATTTTCCATTATTCTATTTATTTTTATGACAATATATGTATTTTTTGTTTTAGTGCATTATGAACTTTCTATATTACAAACGCTTAAGAATGCTTTATTCCTTTCGTTAGGTTACTTTTTTCATACACTTTTGCTGTTGGTAACAATAGTTGTAGCAATAACGGTTACCTACTTTGCACCGGTTTTTCTTATGATATTCGGAAGTATTCTAGCATTTACTATGTATTTCATCTTTCAAAAATTATCTATCAAAGTCCAACAGAAACTTGTATGA
- a CDS encoding ABC transporter substrate-binding protein, which yields MKKWLLLVVFSSLVIALVACSDDNESAGSDDGDAGDDSGETVSLDFWIFGSTGYGELVDEYMEEHPNVEITINEGEMNDMHNNLFTSISAGSGAPDIAQIEISEVEKFLEAQDQFYNLNDYGAEDVAGNFLDWKWAQAQNVDGSFQIGLPTDIGPTTMFYRTDVMEEAGLPTDREELATEIDTWDAYYEAAKTVKAETGKPMADAPQLVFNALRDQQDQQYFNEDGELILEDTVKEAYDYTTKMIQEDLIGENELWTPEWGNAMAEGSYATMPGAPGWMVANVKGNAPDAGGNWDIANIPEGAGNWGGSFLTIPEETEHPQEAFEFISWLTAPEQQLRSFEIAGLFPSTPDVYEDEEFLATSDEYFSGAPTAQIFADAAQSVKTVYMGVNYATVDTELNTALINVAVEGADPQEEWDAAVERISSQIERQ from the coding sequence ATGAAAAAATGGTTATTGTTAGTTGTATTCTCTTCACTAGTAATCGCTTTAGTTGCTTGTAGTGATGACAATGAAAGTGCTGGTAGTGATGATGGTGATGCTGGTGATGACAGTGGTGAAACTGTATCGTTGGATTTTTGGATCTTCGGTAGCACAGGCTATGGAGAATTAGTAGACGAGTACATGGAGGAACATCCGAACGTTGAAATCACGATTAACGAAGGTGAAATGAATGATATGCACAACAACTTGTTTACATCCATTTCCGCTGGAAGCGGTGCACCAGATATTGCACAGATTGAAATTAGTGAAGTGGAGAAATTTTTAGAGGCGCAAGATCAATTCTATAATTTAAATGACTATGGAGCTGAGGATGTCGCTGGCAATTTCCTTGATTGGAAGTGGGCACAGGCACAGAATGTTGATGGATCTTTCCAAATAGGTTTGCCAACTGATATTGGACCGACAACAATGTTTTATCGCACAGATGTAATGGAAGAAGCTGGCCTTCCAACGGATCGTGAAGAACTAGCTACAGAGATTGATACATGGGATGCGTACTATGAGGCAGCTAAAACAGTTAAAGCGGAAACCGGTAAACCTATGGCAGACGCTCCGCAACTTGTATTCAATGCACTTAGAGACCAACAAGATCAACAATATTTTAATGAAGATGGTGAATTGATCCTAGAAGATACTGTAAAAGAAGCTTATGATTATACTACTAAAATGATTCAAGAAGACTTAATTGGTGAAAATGAACTTTGGACACCTGAATGGGGAAATGCAATGGCTGAAGGAAGCTACGCTACAATGCCTGGTGCTCCGGGTTGGATGGTAGCTAATGTGAAAGGTAATGCACCTGATGCAGGTGGCAATTGGGATATCGCAAATATTCCGGAAGGGGCAGGAAACTGGGGAGGTTCTTTCTTAACAATCCCAGAAGAAACTGAACATCCACAGGAAGCATTTGAGTTTATCTCCTGGTTAACAGCGCCAGAACAACAATTGAGATCATTTGAAATTGCTGGATTATTCCCTTCTACACCAGATGTATATGAGGATGAGGAATTTCTAGCAACTTCAGATGAATACTTCAGTGGTGCACCTACTGCGCAAATCTTTGCAGATGCAGCTCAATCAGTGAAAACTGTTTACATGGGTGTTAATTATGCAACGGTTGACACTGAACTTAATACAGCGCTTATTAATGTCGCTGTCGAAGGTGCAGACCCTCAGGAAGAATGGGATGCAGCTGTCGAACGTATCAGCTCACAAATAGAGAGACAATAA